One window of Lacerta agilis isolate rLacAgi1 chromosome 14, rLacAgi1.pri, whole genome shotgun sequence genomic DNA carries:
- the CDK5R1 gene encoding cyclin-dependent kinase 5 activator 1, with translation MGTVLSLSPSYRKATLFEDGSSTVGQYTAVQNSKNAKDKSLKRHSIISVLPWKRIVAVSAKKKNSKKVQPNSSYQNNVTHLNNENLKKSLSCANLSTFAQTQGAQPPAPNNQISTSKSNLSSIKKTPNPNTNSSGTPKRVIVQASTSELLRCLGEFLCRRCYRLKHLSPTDPVLWLRSVDRSLLLQGWQDQGFITPANVVFLYMLCRDVISSEVATDHELQAVLLTCLYLSYSYMGNEISYPLKPFLVESCKEAFWDRCLSIINLMSPKMLQINADPHYFTQVFADLKNESSQEEKNRLLIGLDR, from the coding sequence ATGGGTACTGTCTTGTCCCTTTCCCCCAGTTACCGGAAGGCGACCCTCTTTGAGGATGGCTCGTCCACGGTGGGACAGTACACGGCCGTGCAGAACAGCAAGAACGCCAAAGACAAGAGTCTCAAGCGTCACTCCATCATCTCGGTGCTGCCCTGGAAGCGCATCGTGGCCGTGTCGGCCAAGAAGAAGAACTCCAAGAAGGTGCAGCCCAACAGCAGCTACCAGAACAACGTCACACACCTCAACAATGAGAACCTGAAGAAGTCCCTCTCATGTGCCAACCTCTCCACTTTCGCCCAGACCCAGGGCGCCCAGCCGCCGGCGCCCAACAACCAGATTTCCACCTCTAAGAGCAACCTGTCCTCCATCAAGAAGACCCCCAACCCCAACACCAACTCGTCCGGCACCCCCAAGAGGGTCATTGTCCAAGCTTCGACCAGCGAGCTGCTTCGGTGCCTGGGCGAGTTCCTTTGCCGGCGATGCTACCGTCTGAAGCACCTGTCGCCCACCGACCCGGTCCTCTGGCTTCGGAGTGTTgaccggtccctgctcctacaaGGCTGGCAAGACCAAGGCTTCATCACCCCGGCCAACGTGGTGTTCCTGTACATGCTTTGCCGGGACGTCATCTCTTCCGAAGTGGCCACGGACCATGAACTCCAAGCCGTCTTGCTCACTTGCCTCTATCTCTCCTATTCCTACATGGGCAACGAGATCTCCTACCCTCTCAAGCCCTTCCTGGTGGAGAGCTGCAAGGAGGCCTTTTGGGATCGCTGCCTGTCCATTATTAACCTCATGAGCCCCAAAATGTTGCAGATCAACGCTGACCCGCACTATTTCACTCAGGTCTTTGCCGACCTGAAGAACGAGAGCAgccaggaagagaagaacaggCTGCTCATCGGCCTGGACCGGTGA